The window agctaggtacatatgacttgtatgcaccaagcttgagggggagtgttagaatatgagtaggaataggaatagtatacaaaatcctacttgaaaaaggaCTGTAATGTAGTGTCTATGGGTGTCAATGTAATTATGTAGAcacataattcaataatatttttctccattaattctcacaAAAACAATTGGTCTAAAATGCCTAGCATGTAATTTTCCTTAGTATTGCCCAACTCAAGTGCATATGCCTTCCCTTGTACTCAGTTTGGTCTTTCATCATAAGCTAAAAGGGAATCTCATAATTTTCTGCCAACAATTTCTTTGATATGTGTGCTTGCTTATATGATTAACTTCCTACTTGCAGGTGGAAATTCTAGCTAAGTTACATCATCCTCATCTGGTCACTTTACTTGGTATGTGTCCAGAAGTTTGGTGCCttgtttatgaatatttttcgGGCTTGAGCCTCCAAGACCGCCTTTTTGGCAAAAACAACATTAGTCCCATGAATTGGAAGATGCGAGCACGAATTCTTGCTGAAATTGCAAGTGCACTTCTGTATTTACACTCCTACCCTGAAAAGATTGTACATGGGGATCTTAGGCCTGAGAATGTGCTCCTTGATTCCACAGGCAGCTGTAAAGTATGTGATGTCTGGATATCTGGGCTGATTCCTAAGCAAGCCCTACGATGCCCAAGTTTCGATCGTCTTAGTGAACCAAAGGGTCTCTTTTCCTACACTGATCCTGAATTTCATGTAACTGGAGCTCTGACACCAAAATCGGATATTTACGCACTTGGACTTATTATCCTTCAAATGTTAACTGGAAGAACTCTAGTAGGACTAGTCAGTGAAGTACGCAGGGCGGTCTCATGTGCACAATTGGAGTCTCTTCTGGATCCATCCGCTGGAGAATGGTCTACATTTGTGTCAAGGAGGTTGGCAGAACTAGCGTTGCAATGCTGTGAGGTAAACAGCAGGGATAGGCCTGAGCTGACACCGGCTCTTGCAATGGAGCTAGAGAACTTGAATGAGTTGGAAGAGCAATCAGTGCCGTCATTTTTCTTATGTCCAATTCGCCAGGTAAGTAATGCACTGCTCATTATTAATCATATGAACTTTTGTGGTCCTCTAGCGCTGGATAGGAAGGCATAAAGATacgttattttaatttttaatttagggGATAATCATTAGTGTAGACTTGAAAAGAATTGAAAGGGAGCAAACTGGTAGTGCTGCTATCATGTCAAAGTTACAACACCTAGTCCTATCCTTTCTCCTCTCAATCAGCCTTGCCCACTCACTCCCAAGACAGAACATGGaaccaaaaatcaaaatcaaaatcaaagacaTAATCTGAATGTAAAATTTCCGAGATGATAGCTGTTCCAGTTGCATGGCATCATAGGTCTGCTGTCGTTATAATTTACGATTCAAAATTGATCACCACTTAATTTAAAATGATCCATCTAGTGTGCTGTGTTTGTATTTTTCACACTCCGCTTTGCTGTTTGGAATGATTTCTCTGGGTTTCATGTTTGCAGCTCAATAATGCTCACATCATTGTGAATTTATTTCAGGACATAATGCATGACCCTCAGGTCGCCGCAGATGGGTTCACATATGAAGGAGAGGCTATTCAAGGATGGCTGGAAAGTGGTCATGATACTTCTCCAATGACCAATTTGAAACTAAGACATTTGGAGCTAACTCCCAACCATGCCCTACGACTTGCTATCAAGGATTGGGTCTGCAACTTATAAATCCTCACGTAGTAGTAACATAGTGTAAATCGATATGTATGTATTTGAGGAGTCTAGGATACAAAAGGTAACCTAGAGCTAGCCTTGCAAATACAGGGAAAATACACCAAAGTGGTAAGACTGTTGATAATGGTAGAAGAGAGCTTTGAAATCGTCTCGTAGACAATGAAGtagttataaattttttaagaCTGATTTTGTGTGCTCTTATAACTCTTAACAGAGGTGTAACATCACTTGGAGCCTTTCTTGCTTGTTAGTGAAGTGTCGCTTTTTGATAGGCAGGCacttctatttttcattcaaaacaatgtGTCGGGTGGCTGATTTCTGCCTTGTGATAAGGGAGTTGGGTAAAGCAAATGCTCTCCTCGGAGGAGCACAGGTTTAGTAAAGTGGAATTGGGTTGCGCTGCTTGATGCTCCGATTGAAAACAAATCAGTAGGGCCATGTCAGTACGACTTAATATACGTTAGAAAGGTCAATGCCTCCCCTATGATACCAAAAATAAGGGCAGAACTTCTGAACCGCCCGTTTTCCTGAGATTCTACATGTTGCTGAGGGTAGAAGCAGCAAGAATTCATTTTGTTGACAGGGTAATTGGgataataacaaatataattcTCAAGTATCTAAACggtttatttttgtttgtatCACCTCTAATCAGGAAAAGAAACCAAATTGGGCAGTAAGCTCTTTTCAAGAAAGTAGCAATTATTTCATGAACCTGATATGGAAGTACAGTTGCATTTCTGCATTGCTTTAACCTGTAGGTCACTACAGAATCTCAAAACAGCTAGTAGTGGTATAAGCATATAAGAGAACAACCAGTTAGGTCACTTGGGCCAATCTCTCGGAAAACCACACGATTGCTCCTGAGAGACAGATGAAAGCACAAAACAACTGTTCCAGGGGAGCGTCCTAGTGACATGCTTGGATCACTTGATCTCCAGAAGAAAGCAGGGACACTGACGTTAATCTGTCGGTTTTGCTGAAAGGGTGATCCTCTTCTGAGGAGAATCCCATTCTTGGTTCTGCTTTCTGTTCATCGAGAAGTGCTTTTGATTCTCCTTTGAAGTTCCACTTATGCATGTCCTCACTTGGAGCCATGTTTTCTTTGAAACTAATACAAGAAACCCCAGAAACTAAGTACTCATCATCCACTTTTTCACTAGCTTGCAATTCATCATCCTCATTTTCATAATGATTAAACTGAGAATTACACCTTCCATAAGGTTTAATTGCTGATTCTTGCAAAATTCCTTCCCCTGAACTGCTAGCACTCCTAATATTGAAGCTCCCGAAACCTTCAATTCCTCTAGATATCTTCCTGGATTTGTTCCTCTCTTCTTTAAGAAGTTGCACATCTTCTAGCAGCTTCAATATCCTCTCTGATTTTTTCCTAACATTTAGTCCCCAGTTGAATCTGCATACATCATTCAAATTACTTTAGCCTCCACAATATAAATGGATATTCAACTTTTAGTTTATTGCAACAAAGTTATAGACAAGCAAGCAACCACAATATATAAAATTGTCATGTAAATATAGATACTATAAGCAACTCACCTTCACCTTACATAATATCTGCGCGGAATCACTTAAACAAACAAAAACCTCATTTTCTGACCCAACTTAATGCCCGATGTCTTCACCATGTGGCacatcatgttttttttttttttttttttttttttccttaagatGGGTCGAAAAATGGGTTATTGTTTTTTAAGTGATGACACGTGGATTTTATGTAAGGTGAGTTGTTGAAATACCAACCTATTGAGTTTTTGGGACGGAACTAAGCATTTCTTGACTTATTAAATTTCCAttctatacacacacacatatatacgtatgtatgtatatatgtgtgtgtatgtgtgtgtatgtatgtgtaaTTGAGTTATTTTCTAACATCAACCCAGTATAGGCCCACGGGTAGGGTTTGGAGAGGGCCACGGGTAGGGTTTGGAGAGGGCCACGGGTAGGGTTTGGAGAGGGTGATGTATACGCAACTTTATCTCTATCTTGtgagagatagagaggttgttccgGAATTGAGATATTTTTTCCCATTCCAAAAGTTAGTGTGATGACTTTTCTACCATAAATTAATAATGAGTAAATACATAAAGACCACCCTAATCTTGTCCGATTTTTTTAAAAAGCCTTAACTATACTTTCGATCTATTACCCCACGAATCTTACCTAAACCGTTGTAAACCTGAAGCGcgtgaatgaaaataaaataaaattgaaccaaCAAATTAAAATGTGCCACGTGTAATAAAAAGGacccacttttttaatttttaatttaagttttcttttttcttcatttttcatcttcttccttcatttcatcttcttcatttgccatcttcttcatttttcatcttcttcttttgtttcttcttcttcttctacattaaTCTCCATTAATGATGTCACTCGATTTGAATTTGTGAAATATAATTAAGtggaaagagaaaaaacaaagacACCATTAATGAACATTGATGGAGAAGAAGAACAAGGAAGAAATTGCTCAGTACTAATGAGTAATGAGATTTCAACACCATTGTCTTCTTCAACTCCTCCATTAAAGATtcattaatggagttttatgaTTCAAGTAAATAGTGTTGAAGACGGAAAAAAAtttaatcacaaaaaaaaaaacttgatttcacaacttttaaacaaattaagaaaatattaaagtcAATACATGATTTTTTTATCCCACTAATTTGATTCattaaggaatttttttttttttttggttgaaatttCTTAACTTCAATGGATAATTgggaaaaacaaagaaaaagagagtAATGGCTGTTAATGGAGAATTGGGGAAGAACAAATGAAGATTGATTAATTGAGAATTGGGAAAGAATAAATGAAGATTGATTAATGAAGAATTGgggaagaagaaattaaaattgattaattgacaaacaaaattaaaagaaaatttttattaaaaaatatttaaaaaaaatgaaattaaacgTATTTACATATGGCAGCACTTGATTGGCGCGTGCATTCACTCTTTTATTGTGACTGAAATTCagcaaaaaaaaatgatatatgacTAACATCAGGTATTTATGTATTTACTCATTAATAATTGGATGATCATAATTAAATTAACTTCTAAAATGTTTACCCTTTCTCATCaatgagttgaaagctttccatTTCCCTGATAACATCTTTGTCACTTTGGAATTCCTCTGCAACACTTTCAGGTCCATGAGTCAACAAGTGTTCCAACACTATCACAGCCTTATATGAAACCCTCCAGTTCTTTTTATCGAAACTTGACAATCTATATCATACATCAAAGCATCATCAAGCCTCAAAATATTATCCAAGaaattgcaaaaaataaataaatttaaagaataaaaataaaatactttttgtgAAGGATCCCAACAATTCTCCAGTAGTCATCAACTTCAAAAGCTGCCTTGGCTATGATTTTTAGTGTTTTTGTGTCTGGTGCACCTGGAGTTCCATTTGTAGCTTCTTCTGTCaatctttagacaaaatcatcataAGCTTAGGATTGGTTTCACGTGTgatcactaactttaaaccagtGTAAAGTCACAAAAACTTTTTCCGTTACATTGAAGTCATTGAATTTTACCTACTATAAAAGTTAAATCACAAAATAACTACTATAATAAAGGTAGGAGTAAGGTCTGAATATACTCTACCCTTTCTAGATCTTAATTATGGATTCttgtattatgttgttgttgatgtaggAATAATCAGAATATACAAATGATCGAAAAGTCAAAATCCATAATCATAGCAcaaacactataaaaaaaaagTGGAATTAGTTATTAGCTCGCAGCTAACAGGATTTCTTGATTATTTGTTTGTAATCCGTTGCTAAATAAGATTAGCTATGGATTTATCTATATAGCTACAAAATTTGAACATAGCTAATTCCGACATAGAACTTACATCTGAGTTGGTGTAACATCAGTCAAGGCCAATCTGGCTGTCTTGATCTTCTCCTTAAGGAAGAAAGAAGCTTGTTTCTTGAATTCATGGAGAAATGGTTGAGCCATAATATTGCTACTGTTTTCGCTGCCGCCTTGTATTGACATTATAATTTTGTTGATTACACGAAAAAAAAATGTAGGATCTTGGACTTTTAGGTGAGGAGTTAGAAGAGGTAAacccatatgatgcaacaaactAACAGCAGACACCTACTTcattaataatattctttttaataTTAGTGTTGTTTGTGTGCATAACTCACCTATTTCACTAGCTACCTATCAACCCaatttttagatgaataacgGCTCAAAGAAGATCGagccaaaaaaataaacaaatcaatGACCCCCACAAACTTAGGTAATTAATTGAACGGTTCATGGTTTTATGAATTAATTTTGGTACTCTTATATTTAACATCTTCCATGAATACATATACCAGATAAATTTTCCGACTAAAATGTTAagctgataaaaaaaattattttattgatcaTTACGTAACACATAAAGTGCGACTATACACCTAAAACCTCTCATTGCCATTATATACACCTAATACTTCTCATCTACAATTAATATTAGTGGTCACTACCTATGTAATGAGGACACTTGTGTTGACAGGTATCACCAAAAGGGATGACAATTCAAAGACGACCTATTTAAGTGGATTTGTTGACTTTTTATGTGTCTTGTTATAAGGTCGGATTTTCCAAGATGACTATAGTGGGTTTTGAATATACCATCTATAGATTTGAAGTAACATAATGTGTGCCTAAATTAAAACACTAAACATCATGGCAGGATATTAGAAAATTTATTCGCACCTCATATTTATTTATTggtatgtatatttttattattcaatcAATGATAAAATTGCTTCTTACTTTAATTGTTTCGTTCAACATTTGATAGTAATATTGAATTTGATTACTTTAAATTTGCGTTGAGAAATTTCATTTTGAAAACAAAATATGAGTTGAGTTCTCATATGATTCTcatctaattagttattatatgagaAACTCACTTTACTATTGAAGgaaattgaaaacaaaaaagaagataTAACTTTCTTAATTAAAAGACTATCTGAAAAATTAATCCGATAAAACACTTGACACCAAAAGGTGAGACCATTTTAAGGCCTATCATGATacttttgattaaaaataaaagactagTTAGCATTCCATCCCATAACTTTGATGGTGTGTGGTTGGCACTTCAATATCACGTGTCATGTGCTTCTCCCATGTCTATTTTATAGAATGTTGTTAAAATGTCCTATTCAAACACATAATAACGAGAAAAGTGTTGGGAAAAAGGAGGGCACTATCTAAGTTTATGATTGGGTAAGTTTATGACTGGGTAGCAGCGGAAGAATACCTAAGTCTaaattttctctttcaatttgaaTCAAGAGGAAACAAACAAACTTAAGCCCAATGGTAATAATGCAGTAAATAAATCAACCACGCAAATACGATAAGATAAGAATAAATCAATCACAGGGGACATCAAATTTATGTGGAAAATTATAATACCCCGCACTAATCCTAGCTCGATTCATCTCTTAGTTGCATACTTAAGGAGCTTAAGGTTTGAAATTTTtactaagtgttggagacttcgccattttcaagacccctaaacttcgagGATTTTCATTTTGGTCTTTCCAACTCCgagatgttagtttttgagttaatcatgttcaggggtataagaagcatgtctcagagaagttttggatttttcgaagaaggattgggtcatgtttggatcacgaatccAGTAAGTCACTGCGATAGCGCCGCACCGTGGTGCTATTCCCATTGGCACAtataccgcatcgcggtgaaggtgttgtgtccaattcttgatttataatttaaatgcATGTGTCATAatatttatcctagtatgtgaagttCTTATGAGGAGAAAAACATTCATAGAAATCACtcagaacaaagttgagctaagagtctttgattcatccaaagtttggtgttcGATCCTACAacggtcaactttgaacgtgtataaattttgacatatatgaaatttttcagctcaagacccaccaaattgtagataattgaattagcttttcaatgataccaattttgccttaattcaatacccgagcaaaaagttatgatcattttcgtcagaaTCAGTAAACCACCGCGATAAGATCAAGTCGCGGTGACATATTGCATCtagaatttttggtttaaatgattgagggtcagttgggtctttttccacctcaaCCCAATCGTTCATAACACGATTTGGGGCATATTTAAGGTCTTTATTGACCCTTCTTCTCCAAATccctctcaagaaaaaccctcccttttcccaagaacaaattcaattcttttttccccaagaaatcaagaatccaagttttCCAAGTTTAAGAATCTTCAATAAAGCTTCAAGAATGGTGTTTCTTTCCCAAGTTaagaagtttaaggtatgtgggagctCATCCATGGATCCCCTTTCACCCTGCATAGAGCCCAAAAAGcttttctttaattaaagataTGAACTTTCCCTTTTGTTTATGAAGTATCTATGTTCAAGATGAATATAAATCATgctttccttagtaatttgactaaattcatgtccaaggatgttttcatgaaatgttaggttatctcatgctttaagttTTGATTCCCATGACGTATCCGATTGATTTTCATGATATAATATCAAATTATGAACTTTGCCATGTCTACAAGTGTTTCCAAGTCAATTAATCTATTCATGCTTTAAGTTGCAAGTTTCCATATCCTATTCcattaatttcatgttatatcCCCAACTTATAAatttagtcatgcactcatgttgcTTTCACATACATaccatattcccatgttcaagttcatgactcttatgtgtttgacaaaatatctaaatgttgggttttgagtaatgatcccctactatgttTTTAAAGCTTGATATgtcatcattgttatttccatttagtgctggtgggttatgaacacctgatacctagttgtttatataaattcagtatcttcaaaatgatttcagataaactatGAGCATTGCCATTCAgtcaagttatttatgatcagttgtttgctcagttaagcttagtcCAGTCCAATactcagtgtcagtttagttaggagtagaatttagcaccaagagaaagtagggttggggctcacccgccagttaggaaTGGATCCTTAGAAGAAgtctctaagttccagaactacgtagccaacgtaggattatgagatgtcacccgccagtttaggactaacaTTATCTGAGATGCCACGTGTCAGTTTAGAAttgacattctcttaggggtcacccgtctgTTTAGGACTGaatccctagtccttcgggacatcagttgagtggatccacataaccatgtattagtactcgtggcaaggtactgacacccttccaactgggattacaggttggacccgaattagctcagattggggcatgtcgattatataATACCTCTCACAATCTCAGTGAAATATTCAGTCcaaaatttagttcaggtttgcttgaccaaagcatacagattaccagtcattcagttattatatttcaatatttcagtttataaattatttcagaaatataaatatatgcttggtcttgcattctcagatatcacagttttcatgaatttatgctcaatatatttgtatatttagacccttgagttatGTTAGTTTCCATCCCGTATTTTCAGACCCTGTATTTATACAGTACCTATGTTTTACTGTTTTCAGCtccagttctacttatattataaaagtaaagatttaagaaactaggTGTAGTGATTCACTaacttatcagattatattttttatacacattttaaaacacttcaactttcaatttatttcagcctcttggtaagtctacttacacttagcatgcatgatttaagaTTAAGTATGAAATCacttttacttatttcattcacccctgcttacttagtacatttcagaagtactgatccacatatacgtctgtgtggctacattatttcataatgtaggtaccagttgtatccTACATATCACAATCAGATAGTTGCAAATtccagctagcaggtgatgagttctcctactttggggactttcaATTAGATGTTGCTCAtttactttactttattactcatatgtattgattagtggtagctggagttagtcccagctatctatagtcagtattgtagaggctttatagatgtgagtcagagtcagtcatgtaatttcagttctctcattagttttatcagattgtaaattatattagtattataatttttctcaaattttgtcatgattatatttttgcacAGCAGAAtcagttatttaatatattataaattagtttCTTAAcaatatgccagttcatgggttagcttgggatcacttgtggttccaagcaccatattacgactagggggtagacTCAGGtcttgacaaacttggtatcagagcacagagttcaagtgtgcTAGggttagtagagtcttgtagaataGTACGGAGACGtctatatttttcttcaagaggctatagggcatttaagaaaagttttctttctttcatgtctcaaatcgTGCAGTAGAAGTTTTCTATAAGAACTTATGCAGATTTTTACGTTAATCCATTCGTGCCATCTCTGCCTTGTTcttaaggtaatagaaatagcCAACTTAAATTCTTACAGATAGATTTTTCTCAAACAGTtcccacagacagttatgggattacaTTAatgctcaaaagtatcccatcagtgattttaagtttcgaagtttgaaagatttcattcatgttcataaaaatcatgcgctaagccaaagtcagatgtgccctTAGGTcctttctcaaaatcctatgatagcatgtgatctagagttagaaacATGAACCTAGAGGTTTAGTAGCAATAAATTTGGTATAATATTTATCTGGATTCAGTAGGGTTTGTATCCATGgggttagttgtatgaaaggtgaacaaGTAGGCTTGAAAtggtgtatgcaagaatttaagtttgttgatacAAAATTATATGTTTTTGATATTGAGTATATTGGTGTAAGGTAATTCTCATGGCTcagggaaaatataagtttagagatgtgatagtagtaggctatgatggaagtagtatggttcattaaagatTTGGGAATACCCATCCTATGTGTTAGAATCGAACTTTGAATTGTAGatggttgaactaatagaaagtAAAGTTGGAATTCTAGTTGGTATGAACTCATAGTATGGTGACACTCCTTAAAATTTGAAGTTAGTCAATATTTAAGTTATTGTATAATGACTAttgaggctatagaaagttaagagttctatctcagaaaAAAGTTTTAGCAGTGGGTTTTATGCTTTAAGATATAGTCTTTCAagatgagtttattatttatatgtattgtgATATCtcggactctagagtaaagtggatGTAGTTTAGcatagagtttattaaaggggccTATAGACTTacaatgatggcttaaagctaagggggagatgatagaaaaagTAACCAAGTCCGActctcaaattttagtagtaatgtttgtatgttgtagaacatcagtaagggagaatgatgcccaacccattatTATTTCAGtgtaaattattatatatcagtcatcacgatatctactcatgactTACATGccatctccatgatcatagcccatatttatgcactttccattgaatcatgtactctcccaatttctagtatgaggagttccagttcattcaacagtacga of the Capsicum annuum cultivar UCD-10X-F1 chromosome 11, UCD10Xv1.1, whole genome shotgun sequence genome contains:
- the LOC107854434 gene encoding epsin-3 encodes the protein MGLPLLTPHLKVQDPTFFFRVINKIIMSIQGGSENSSNIMAQPFLHEFKKQASFFLKEKIKTARLALTDVTPTQILTEEATNGTPGAPDTKTLKIIAKAAFEVDDYWRIVGILHKKLSSFDKKNWRVSYKAVIVLEHLLTHGPESVAEEFQSDKDVIREMESFQLIDEKGFNWGLNVRKKSERILKLLEDVQLLKEERNKSRKISRGIEGFGSFNIRSASSSGEGILQESAIKPYGRCNSQFNHYENEDDELQASEKVDDEYLVSGVSCISFKENMAPSEDMHKWNFKGESKALLDEQKAEPRMGFSSEEDHPFSKTDRLTSVSLLSSGDQVIQACH